In Bacteroidota bacterium, the DNA window ATATAGCTTTAAGAAAATTGTTGATAAGGATAAAATAAGTAATCCCCCTACGGAGAAAAATCCGTTGAGTTTTTCAGCTAACGAATGATAAAATAAAGGGTTGAAATGAACAAAATTGAGAACTATTAATTGACTGTAAATTAAACAATTAACTTTGACGTTAGTTGGAATATCTGCAGAAATCATTGTACGGAATATATACGGATAAATGTTTGCATGTTACGGAATATATACGTACATTTGCAGGAAAAAACAGTAAGCAATGAGAATATCAAGTGAAAATAAAGCAAGGTTTGATACAAGGTTATCAAAAGAACAAAAGGACTTTTTTGAAAGAGCGGCAATTCTTGGCGGTTATAGAAATCTTACTGACTTTGTAATATCGACTGTTCAAAAGAAAGCAAAAGAAATCATTCAAGAACGCGAGAGAATAATTGCATCAAAACGAGATAGCGAAATATTCTTCGATGCCATTACAAATCCGGACAAACCAAACAAGGAATTGTTTTCAGCAGCAAATGATTTTAATTCTTTATTTTCATAATGGAACAATTAACAGAGGTTCTCAACCCAATACACAGAAAAATGGAGTTTTCGTGTGGAAAGGATATTCTAGACAAATATCTTCATCAACAGGCTAATCAGGATATAAAAAGAAAACTTACAGTTTGTTTTGTACTAACAGATTCAGAAATCATAAAAGGATATTACACTATATCTAACAATAGTATATCTCAAGAAATTGTACCACCAAAATTAAGGAGAAAACTTCCAAATTCATACACTTCAATTCCAGTAACTTTACTCGGAAGATTAGCCATAGACAAGAAATTTCAAAGAAAAGGTATCGGTAAAATATTACTTATAGATGCATTAAAAAGGTGTTATATAATTTCCAAGAGTATTGGTTCTTTTGCAGTAATTGTTGACCCATTAGACAATGATGCTGAAAATTATTATGAGAAATTTGGTTTTATAAAATTACCTGATAGCGGAAAAATGTTTTTATCAATGATTACAATCAAGAGTTTGTTTAAATAAAATACTGTGCCCAAGTAGGTAAAGGGAAATTTCACCCATAAACCTCTCACAACTTGTTGTAAATGGCAAAAGTAAAATCACCAATTTTAGGTAATACCGAATCTGAGTTTCGTAATCGGCTACTATTCTAATAAAAACTCTTATAACCCCCGAACCCGGATAAACTGGAAAATAATAACCGCCACAGATTCACAGATTTTGAACTGCCTTTGGTTTTTGCTTTGTAAAAATTTATTCTAGTAAATTCCTTTTAATCTGTGAATCTGTCTTCGGCAGACGTAGTCTGTGGCAGTTTTTGTCCTTTATATATTTTCTGCCAAAAAAAACACGAATATTAGAAATAAGAGCCTAATGAATTAAAGAGTCAGGAATAATTTTATTACTCTCACAGGCATATTTATTAACTTTTTTATATTCCCTTAGTTTGCCTTTAAGTTCAACAAGTTTTGATGGATCATTTTGTGGAACAAGCCCAAAATGAGGAGTAATTGAATATAAAATATTATTTGAAAGAAAATATCTTCCATCAAGATAATCGTCAATAGAATTTTTTGTACGCATAATTGGTAAGGAGTGAACATTTCTAAATTGTTTAGTAAAATCAATCCCTGTGCTAAGCCATGGAACAACATTTGGAAAATCTAAGCCATAAGTAAATTTAAGAAAGGATAAAAGCGTAGGTGTTAAATCTCTATGTGTTGAAATCGAAGAAAATTTTTCTGCTTTTTTTAATAAAGGAGAATATATAAAAAACGGAACATGATATCTATCAATCCTTGATGAATGAGGTATTGGAATCATTCTATGATCACCTGTTATAATAAAAATTGTATTATTAAAATCATCACGTTTTTTAAATTCATTAAAATAATATCTTAGTGCATCATCTGTATAAAGAATACAAGAATAATTTTCTTTATATGTTCTATACTTATTTTTTTCATTTTCAAAAAGTTTCATTCTACTAAGTTTCCTTTCAAATTGTTTATAATATTTTTCTTGATTTAGAATTTTGAAAGGGTCATGAAGAGAAAGAGTCATAAAAATTTCAAGATAAGGTTGACGACTATTTTTCAAAGTTTCAAGAGTGAATTTATATGCTTCTAAATCACCATATCCCCAAGACATTTTACTGTTTGTACTTGGCATTCTTTTATATTTTGAAGAGAAATCATTTTCATCAATAATTCTATCTATTTTTTGCCTTTTAAAAAATATATTCATATTATCAAATTCACTATGTCCGCCATAAATAAATCTAGAATAATAACCGTTATCTTTTAATAAACTTATCATTGACAAATGATCAGGCATATTCACACCCAACTCCAGAAATCCTTTATTACTTGTTGGTGCAGAAGCAAAAAGAGCAGGAAAAACAGCAAAGGTTCTTCCGCCTGTACTTAAAAAATTCTCCCAGTACAAGCTATGCTTTTGTAATGAATCTAAAAAGGGAGTAAAACTTTTAAGGTATGCATTAGGTCCACTGAAAGCTCTTGCAAGACTTTCTACAATTATTATAACAATATTAGGTGGGGAATTTGAATCAGTAATTTCAAAATATTCTCCTAAGGTATTTGTACTGTCTTCATATCTTAAAAATGGAAATTCTTTATTTATTTTATTATAAATCCCTTCTTTTAAATTACTCTTTGAGCTTCCTTTATTACTATAATTATTTACATAAGCAAATTGATCTTTACGTTTCTCCTTATATATCTCATGACTCTGATATACTAAGTAATTCACTTTATTTATAACAATAAAATATTCAACATCTTTAACAAAGTTATATGGTTTTGGTGTAAGTTTTCCATAAAAAATTACTGACAAAAAACTAATTGACCAGAAAGTAATATAAACAAACCTTCGAGCTTCAATTTTGTAAAATATCCAAATAAGAAAAATAAATAATCCAATAAATAAGATTAAAGGTAAAAAAGTTGAAAAGTTCATCTCTACCGATGCATTTACTGTTTCAATAACTTCTTGTTTTGAGTAACCAAAAATATCTTTCCCAAGTGGAATTAGTAGATTAATAAAATATTGTGAAAAAGAAACATAAATAATTGTCAACAAAAATATTACAGCAATTAGAAATCCTGTACCCAATTGTTTTTTTATATTAAATAATATTAAATACGGAATAAGAAAAATAAAAGATAGCTGAAAAATAAAAACTAAATCATAAAGGAATCCTGTTAGTTCCAATCCAAAACTACCTGACGGAAGGTTATGACTTGCAGAAATTGAAATGTATTCAAATATACGAATAATAAAAAATAAGGAAAGCAAAACTAAAATTAATGAAATAAACTTCATTCCTGCAACATCAATATGTAAAGGCATAAATTGCCTTTTGCTATTTTTAACTATTTTTTTCTTTTTTACTCTTTGCTTCTTTTTCTTCATACTAAATAAGCATTGCACTCATATTTTTATTAAAATGAGTTTGAAATTGTTAGTTTATCGCCTGTATGTACAAGATTATAAGTTCTAAGCGGATATTTTGCAGGTCCATGCATTACAGTTCCATCCATTTGAAACCTTGAATCACAACAATCCCCTTCTTCCTTACCACATTTGATAAAAATTCCTGAATCATCAACATAAAGTACAGAGCATTCTTTTAACGGCTCATAAGTACAAGTTCTTTCAATAGCAATATATGTATCGTCATAATAATGAACAATTAACAATCCGTTATAGCCCTCATTATCAATATATACATAGCCTCCTGCATGAACGAGATTATTGAACTGAGGAAGATTTAGATTTATTTCATAATTAATGTAAACATCAGGAATATTATGATAAGTCTCATCATCATTACAATTAGTAAATAAAATAATTAAAAATAATAAAGGTAAAATTAATGTTTTATATCTTTTATT includes these proteins:
- a CDS encoding DUF1778 domain-containing protein — protein: MRISSENKARFDTRLSKEQKDFFERAAILGGYRNLTDFVISTVQKKAKEIIQERERIIASKRDSEIFFDAITNPDKPNKELFSAANDFNSLFS
- a CDS encoding GNAT family N-acetyltransferase yields the protein MEQLTEVLNPIHRKMEFSCGKDILDKYLHQQANQDIKRKLTVCFVLTDSEIIKGYYTISNNSISQEIVPPKLRRKLPNSYTSIPVTLLGRLAIDKKFQRKGIGKILLIDALKRCYIISKSIGSFAVIVDPLDNDAENYYEKFGFIKLPDSGKMFLSMITIKSLFK
- a CDS encoding LTA synthase family protein, with protein sequence MPLHIDVAGMKFISLILVLLSLFFIIRIFEYISISASHNLPSGSFGLELTGFLYDLVFIFQLSFIFLIPYLILFNIKKQLGTGFLIAVIFLLTIIYVSFSQYFINLLIPLGKDIFGYSKQEVIETVNASVEMNFSTFLPLILFIGLFIFLIWIFYKIEARRFVYITFWSISFLSVIFYGKLTPKPYNFVKDVEYFIVINKVNYLVYQSHEIYKEKRKDQFAYVNNYSNKGSSKSNLKEGIYNKINKEFPFLRYEDSTNTLGEYFEITDSNSPPNIVIIIVESLARAFSGPNAYLKSFTPFLDSLQKHSLYWENFLSTGGRTFAVFPALFASAPTSNKGFLELGVNMPDHLSMISLLKDNGYYSRFIYGGHSEFDNMNIFFKRQKIDRIIDENDFSSKYKRMPSTNSKMSWGYGDLEAYKFTLETLKNSRQPYLEIFMTLSLHDPFKILNQEKYYKQFERKLSRMKLFENEKNKYRTYKENYSCILYTDDALRYYFNEFKKRDDFNNTIFIITGDHRMIPIPHSSRIDRYHVPFFIYSPLLKKAEKFSSISTHRDLTPTLLSFLKFTYGLDFPNVVPWLSTGIDFTKQFRNVHSLPIMRTKNSIDDYLDGRYFLSNNILYSITPHFGLVPQNDPSKLVELKGKLREYKKVNKYACESNKIIPDSLIH